One segment of Gammaproteobacteria bacterium DNA contains the following:
- a CDS encoding LysR family transcriptional regulator, protein MDWITNIKSFIAVVDANSFTKAAEKRFTFNFAPAIN, encoded by the coding sequence ATGGATTGGATTACCAATATTAAAAGTTTTATCGCTGTGGTTGATGCCAATAGCTTTACTAAAGCCGCAGAAAAACGCTTCACTTTTAATTTCGCGCCAGCGATTAATTAG
- the murA gene encoding UDP-N-acetylglucosamine 1-carboxyvinyltransferase has translation MEKLAITGGIPMRGDVVISGAKNAALPILFATLLATEPTILNNVPHLKDITTTLALLHKLGAAVLRNESGQVMAHPSIIKDFLAPYELVKTMRASILVLGPLLSRYGEAVVSLPGGCAIGSRPVDLHLKGLQAMGADIYIDQGYIYARTKGRLKGAVLPLSKVTVTGTENLMMAAVLAEGKTIIQNAACEPEVVDLANFLNIMGARIKGAGTDTIEIEGVANLKGGEYSILPDRIEAGTYLVAGAITRGNVKLVGIHSEIMQSLLLKLQEAGAEITTGENWIRLDMQNQRPKAVDFVTAPYPAIATDMQAQLMAMNAVAEGISTMTETIFENRFMHVHELQRMGADIHLEGNMAICTGKPSLIGAPVMATDLRASAGLVLAALVAQGETIVDRIYHIDRGYERIENKLSRLGANIRRIKG, from the coding sequence ATGGAAAAATTAGCAATCACCGGTGGTATCCCTATGCGGGGAGACGTAGTGATATCAGGTGCCAAGAATGCCGCACTCCCTATTTTGTTTGCAACTTTGCTAGCGACAGAACCGACCATACTGAATAATGTTCCGCATCTCAAAGACATTACCACCACATTAGCTTTATTGCATAAACTGGGTGCTGCAGTCCTGCGCAATGAAAGCGGTCAAGTCATGGCGCATCCATCGATAATAAAAGATTTTTTGGCGCCCTATGAACTGGTTAAAACCATGCGTGCGTCCATTTTGGTGTTGGGGCCACTTTTGTCTCGGTATGGTGAAGCGGTGGTATCACTGCCAGGAGGATGTGCAATTGGCTCACGCCCTGTGGATTTGCACTTAAAAGGCTTGCAAGCCATGGGAGCCGATATTTATATCGATCAAGGTTATATTTACGCACGCACTAAAGGACGCTTAAAGGGTGCGGTTTTGCCGTTGAGCAAAGTGACAGTGACTGGAACAGAAAATTTAATGATGGCAGCTGTCTTGGCTGAAGGTAAAACAATTATCCAAAATGCCGCCTGTGAGCCCGAAGTAGTGGATCTGGCTAATTTTCTCAATATTATGGGTGCGCGCATAAAAGGTGCCGGCACTGACACGATTGAAATCGAAGGCGTAGCCAATCTCAAAGGCGGTGAATATTCTATTTTACCTGACCGAATTGAAGCTGGAACTTATTTGGTTGCAGGCGCGATTACTCGCGGTAATGTGAAATTAGTGGGTATTCATTCTGAAATCATGCAGTCATTACTACTTAAACTACAAGAAGCGGGAGCAGAGATTACTACAGGTGAAAATTGGATAAGACTAGATATGCAGAATCAACGTCCGAAAGCTGTAGATTTCGTGACTGCGCCTTACCCCGCGATTGCCACAGATATGCAAGCGCAGCTTATGGCAATGAATGCAGTAGCAGAAGGCATCTCCACCATGACAGAGACAATTTTTGAAAACCGCTTTATGCATGTACATGAACTGCAACGCATGGGTGCGGATATTCATTTAGAAGGGAATATGGCTATTTGTACCGGCAAACCTTCATTAATAGGCGCTCCAGTGATGGCAACGGATTTGAGGGCTTCTGCGGGGTTAGTTTTAGCAGCTTTAGTTGCACAAGGTGAAACCATTGTAGATAGAATTTATCATATCGACCGTGGTTATGAACGGATTGAAAACAAATTATCGCGTTTGGGTGCAAATATACGTCGGATAAAAGGGTAA
- a CDS encoding MFS transporter, whose translation MQNISEKKDTVISILLALSFSHFLNDMVQSLLPAIYPILKHEYTLNFAQIGIITLTYQLTGSLLQPVVGLITDRKPYPYSLPIGMFSTLIGLLTLAYAKNFSFILLGAGLIGLGSSVFHPESSRMARTAAGNKPGFAQSVFQIGGNAGTAVGPLLAAFIILPHGQMSLAWFSLATFAAIITLSYIGRWYQIHHLANARKRKHVEKIAFDRKTITISMTVLMLLVFSKYFYLASITSYFTFYLIHKFHLSTQAAQLHLFLFLAAVAIGTLIGGPIGDRIGRKAVIWYSILGVLPFTLALPYASLPVTSILSVIIGLILSSAFSAIVVYAQELAPGRTGTIAGLFFGLSFGMGGLGAAVCGKLADIHGIDYVYHLVSFLPTLGILTVFLPNPKVREMNLT comes from the coding sequence ATGCAAAATATATCTGAAAAAAAAGACACTGTTATCTCTATCCTCCTTGCCCTGAGCTTCAGCCATTTTCTCAATGATATGGTGCAGTCGCTTTTGCCTGCGATTTACCCTATTTTGAAACACGAATACACTTTAAATTTTGCGCAGATCGGAATTATCACCCTGACTTACCAATTAACAGGTTCGCTTTTACAACCTGTGGTAGGCTTAATTACAGATCGCAAGCCCTACCCTTATTCTTTACCCATAGGTATGTTCTCGACTTTAATTGGACTATTGACTCTAGCTTATGCGAAAAATTTCTCTTTTATTTTGCTAGGTGCCGGTTTAATCGGCCTTGGCTCCTCAGTATTTCATCCAGAATCTTCGCGCATGGCGCGTACTGCAGCAGGTAACAAACCAGGATTTGCTCAATCGGTGTTTCAAATTGGCGGCAATGCCGGCACAGCAGTGGGGCCTTTACTCGCAGCATTTATTATTTTACCCCATGGTCAGATGAGTCTGGCCTGGTTCTCATTAGCCACTTTTGCTGCCATTATCACTTTGAGTTACATCGGACGCTGGTACCAAATTCATCATCTGGCCAACGCCCGTAAACGTAAACACGTTGAAAAAATAGCATTTGACCGCAAGACCATCACTATTTCTATGACTGTGTTGATGTTGCTGGTATTTTCTAAGTATTTTTACCTCGCGAGCATTACCAGTTATTTTACCTTTTATCTCATACATAAATTTCATCTGTCCACTCAAGCTGCGCAATTACATTTATTTTTGTTTCTGGCAGCCGTGGCAATTGGCACATTAATCGGTGGTCCCATCGGTGATAGGATTGGACGCAAAGCAGTTATCTGGTATTCGATATTGGGCGTACTACCCTTTACATTAGCATTACCCTATGCCAGCCTGCCGGTTACCAGTATTTTGAGTGTCATCATCGGACTGATTTTGTCTTCTGCATTTTCAGCCATTGTAGTGTATGCACAAGAATTAGCCCCAGGTCGTACCGGCACAATTGCTGGCTTATTTTTCGGTTTGTCTTTTGGAATGGGAGGGCTAGGCGCTGCCGTTTGCGGTAAGCTTGCGGATATCCATGGCATCGATTATGTTTATCACCTGGTTTCTTTTCTGCCAACATTAGGGATTTTAACTGTTTTCTTACCCAACCCTAAAGTCCGTGAAATGAATTTGACGTAG
- a CDS encoding tetratricopeptide repeat protein, which produces MAQYYLGECYECGKGVNKDVDKAIGYYNLAAKQKLAIAQHKLSCLYYEGLGVEEYLEKALNYSEEAAGQGLVEAKSFFGVLLHNYDYGDIKLKNHVKAHDLKIVVANYQSGAARGERNAQFNLANCYKTGIEVEQDMKLAARFY; this is translated from the coding sequence GTGGCTCAGTATTATTTAGGTGAATGCTATGAGTGTGGAAAGGGAGTCAATAAGGATGTAGATAAAGCTATAGGGTACTATAATTTAGCTGCAAAACAGAAGTTAGCTATCGCTCAACATAAATTGAGTTGTCTCTATTATGAAGGGCTTGGCGTAGAAGAATATCTGGAAAAGGCGTTGAATTATTCTGAAGAGGCAGCTGGGCAAGGCCTTGTAGAGGCAAAAAGTTTTTTTGGTGTTCTTTTACATAATTATGATTATGGTGATATAAAACTTAAAAACCATGTCAAAGCCCATGATTTAAAAATTGTTGTAGCAAATTATCAATCTGGAGCTGCCCGGGGAGAGCGAAATGCGCAATTTAATTTAGCAAATTGTTATAAAACGGGTATTGAAGTTGAGCAGGATATGAAGTTAGCGGCGCGTTTTTATTAA
- a CDS encoding flavodoxin family protein, whose translation MIKILVLYHSNSGNTATMAQLVARGAQYHEQVEVREKSIDQANDADILWCDGLAVGCPTNLGTLSWPMKKFWDDRSRTLWGKVDGKIACAFSSAGSYGGGAELTCFSLTSLLINYGFLVFGVTEFTGRRFSPHYGAICAGSPEQTQEQNACLLLGQQLAQWAGRNRAAVSHVDAVRS comes from the coding sequence ATGATAAAGATATTAGTTTTATACCATTCTAATAGTGGAAATACTGCAACAATGGCGCAATTAGTCGCTCGAGGAGCACAATACCATGAACAAGTAGAAGTAAGAGAAAAATCCATAGATCAAGCCAATGATGCGGATATTCTCTGGTGTGATGGCTTGGCGGTTGGTTGTCCTACTAACTTGGGGACTTTATCCTGGCCAATGAAGAAATTCTGGGATGACCGCAGCCGTACTTTATGGGGCAAGGTCGATGGCAAAATAGCCTGTGCTTTTTCTTCTGCAGGAAGTTATGGCGGTGGGGCTGAATTAACTTGCTTTAGTTTGACAAGTTTATTAATAAATTATGGGTTTTTGGTATTTGGAGTGACCGAATTTACCGGTAGACGCTTTTCTCCGCATTATGGCGCTATTTGCGCTGGTTCACCTGAGCAAACGCAGGAACAGAATGCTTGCTTGTTGCTAGGTCAGCAATTAGCGCAATGGGCGGGAAGAAACCGTGCTGCAGTTTCACATGTTGACGCGGTTAGAAGCTAA
- a CDS encoding Do family serine endopeptidase, with protein sequence MKVCKWIKIALFVLAGSLVTLPGLSALPPEANGKPTNLADMLEKVMPAVVNVTVLGETKGFFPISAQSGTSGNQPQSQDQSPDQQGAPSPQSGQQVVPGVRQFEEMGSGVIINAEQGYLVTNAHVVADAKIITVTLKDGRRFKAKLIGADKPSDIALLQINAKGLTQITFGNSENLKVGDVVAAIGNPFGLQQTVTSGVISALNRTSLGIEGYENFIQTDASINPGNSGGALVNLNGQLIGVNTALIGPVSANVGIGLAIPSNMVHDVAVQLIKFGKVQRGVLGVMVQDLTPALADAFNISGKQGALVTNVISGSPAETAGIKPQDVIVKLNNINVRNGAQVKNIVGFLPINTQITIEVLRKDKSFSLNAHIVDPKALKMATTPGLASLLDGVRLTSYDQLVPDFGPIKGAGVIDVDETSNAWISGLRPGDVILEANGQAIHNVDQLLQTVKNNPQRLLLKLGRDQGVIFLVINNYG encoded by the coding sequence ATGAAAGTATGCAAATGGATAAAGATCGCTTTATTCGTCTTAGCCGGCAGTCTGGTCACACTACCAGGGCTTAGTGCTTTACCGCCAGAAGCTAATGGTAAACCCACTAATCTCGCAGACATGCTGGAAAAAGTCATGCCTGCGGTGGTGAATGTCACCGTTCTAGGTGAAACTAAAGGATTTTTCCCAATCTCCGCCCAAAGTGGCACTTCTGGAAATCAACCACAGTCTCAAGATCAATCTCCTGACCAACAAGGCGCCCCTTCCCCACAATCTGGACAGCAAGTAGTACCTGGTGTTAGACAGTTTGAAGAAATGGGGTCTGGTGTCATTATCAATGCTGAACAAGGCTATTTAGTAACCAACGCGCATGTGGTGGCAGATGCTAAAATCATCACCGTCACCCTGAAGGATGGCCGTCGTTTTAAAGCCAAATTAATTGGTGCGGATAAACCCTCTGACATTGCATTGCTGCAAATTAACGCTAAAGGTTTAACGCAAATTACCTTTGGAAATTCTGAAAATTTGAAGGTTGGAGATGTTGTAGCTGCTATTGGTAACCCATTTGGCTTGCAACAAACTGTGACTTCCGGGGTGATAAGCGCTTTAAATCGCACCAGCTTAGGCATAGAAGGTTATGAAAACTTCATCCAGACTGACGCCTCTATTAATCCTGGAAACTCAGGCGGCGCTTTAGTAAACCTCAATGGCCAATTGATTGGTGTCAATACGGCACTCATTGGCCCTGTCAGCGCTAATGTGGGTATTGGCCTAGCTATTCCCAGCAATATGGTACATGACGTCGCCGTGCAATTAATTAAATTTGGCAAAGTACAACGCGGTGTTTTAGGCGTGATGGTGCAAGATCTAACACCGGCACTCGCGGATGCCTTTAATATCAGCGGCAAACAAGGCGCATTGGTTACCAACGTCATTTCCGGTTCTCCCGCTGAAACTGCCGGAATAAAACCACAAGATGTTATTGTAAAACTCAATAACATCAATGTGAGAAACGGCGCGCAAGTAAAAAATATCGTCGGCTTTTTACCTATTAATACGCAGATAACAATTGAGGTACTTCGCAAAGATAAATCATTTTCTTTAAATGCCCATATCGTCGATCCCAAAGCACTTAAAATGGCTACTACGCCTGGACTCGCTTCATTGCTAGATGGCGTCAGACTTACATCTTACGATCAACTGGTGCCAGACTTTGGGCCCATTAAAGGCGCCGGCGTAATTGATGTGGATGAAACCAGCAATGCCTGGATCAGCGGCTTACGTCCCGGCGATGTCATTCTGGAAGCAAATGGTCAAGCCATACATAATGTGGATCAATTACTGCAAACAGTTAAGAATAATCCACAACGTTTGTTGTTAAAGCTGGGTAGAGATCAGGGGGTTATTTTTTTAGTTATTAATAATTATGGTTAA
- a CDS encoding STAS domain-containing protein, with protein MTTAAEVKISKDGKCILVGGVLSFATVGVLRDQGNQLQEKLQTPVFDFKEVIRADSSALALLTAWARYARGSGKTADFINIPPHLMDIACLSRLDKVLSLRPSKE; from the coding sequence ATGACGACGGCAGCAGAAGTTAAAATCAGCAAAGATGGCAAGTGTATTTTGGTGGGGGGAGTATTGAGCTTTGCCACGGTGGGAGTATTACGTGACCAAGGTAATCAATTGCAGGAAAAGCTCCAAACGCCCGTTTTTGATTTTAAAGAAGTGATTCGTGCTGATAGCTCAGCATTGGCGCTTTTAACTGCCTGGGCTAGATATGCACGGGGTTCGGGTAAAACCGCTGATTTTATCAACATACCGCCACATTTAATGGATATTGCCTGCCTTAGCAGATTAGACAAAGTATTGTCGTTACGTCCTTCGAAAGAGTAA
- a CDS encoding outer membrane protein assembly factor BamD, with amino-acid sequence MRIFSIIVLVMALITLAACKTSEPFAAYKGASAQTIFQNGENSLARGHYEAAVKSFEALDALYPFGDYSQQGQLDIIYAYYKKGDAESALAAADRYIRLYPRDPNVDYAFYMKGLINMGPSDSWIEKTARSELSQRDLTNMQQAFADFNLLIQRFPNSRYVPDARTRMIYIRNLLAQHQLEVAQYYMNYKAYVAAANRANSVVQDYPASPQIIPALAIMVQAYRALGENDMANNALQVLRANYPNSKEAKQLGTASK; translated from the coding sequence ATGCGAATTTTCAGCATCATTGTCCTGGTCATGGCGCTAATTACCCTGGCAGCCTGTAAGACCTCTGAACCTTTTGCGGCATACAAAGGCGCATCAGCCCAGACTATTTTCCAGAATGGTGAAAACAGCTTAGCCAGAGGGCATTATGAGGCAGCTGTCAAAAGTTTTGAGGCATTAGATGCGCTCTATCCCTTCGGTGATTATTCCCAACAAGGTCAGCTTGATATCATTTACGCCTACTACAAAAAAGGCGATGCCGAATCTGCATTAGCGGCTGCGGATCGCTATATCCGTCTTTACCCTCGTGACCCCAATGTCGACTATGCTTTTTATATGAAAGGACTCATTAATATGGGGCCTTCTGACAGCTGGATAGAGAAGACTGCGCGTTCGGAACTTTCTCAACGTGATCTCACCAATATGCAACAGGCGTTTGCCGATTTTAACTTACTAATACAGCGTTTTCCCAACAGTCGCTATGTGCCGGATGCACGCACCCGTATGATTTATATTCGTAACCTATTGGCGCAGCACCAATTGGAAGTGGCACAGTATTATATGAATTATAAAGCTTATGTGGCTGCCGCTAATCGCGCGAACAGCGTAGTGCAAGACTATCCCGCTTCACCGCAGATAATCCCAGCTTTGGCAATTATGGTTCAAGCCTATCGCGCATTAGGTGAAAATGATATGGCTAACAATGCCTTACAGGTATTGCGAGCTAATTATCCTAATTCTAAAGAGGCAAAACAGTTAGGAACAGCTTCCAAATAG
- the rluD gene encoding 23S rRNA pseudouridine(1911/1915/1917) synthase RluD, with protein sequence MTTPEHTITLNAFVPEDLHGLRLDQALARLFPEHSRSRLKTWNENKHVQVNHQYLRAKDKIAAGQYIHINATLPVATDWQPQNMQLSVVYADTSLIIVNKPIGQVVHPAAGNPDNTLVNALLHFDPSLASLPRAGIVHRLDKDTSGLLVIARNLCAHTHLINQMQTHAVTREYIAIVNGTLTGGGTIAEPIGRHPTQRTHMAVVASGKPAITHYRINERFPAHTCINVMLETGRTHQIRVHMAYIGHPLLGDQTYGGRLKIPAQCSDNLKQCLQAFKRQALHAKKLTLTHPETNELMSWETELPDDLETLLNYLREHKNSA encoded by the coding sequence ATGACCACACCTGAGCATACCATCACTTTAAATGCCTTTGTACCTGAAGATTTACACGGCCTTCGCCTAGATCAGGCACTTGCCCGGTTGTTTCCTGAACATTCCCGTTCACGTCTTAAGACTTGGAACGAAAATAAACACGTGCAGGTCAATCATCAATATCTGCGCGCTAAAGATAAAATAGCCGCCGGCCAGTATATACACATCAATGCCACCCTACCTGTTGCAACTGACTGGCAACCGCAAAATATGCAATTATCTGTAGTCTATGCAGATACATCCTTAATTATTGTAAATAAACCTATCGGCCAGGTAGTGCATCCTGCTGCCGGTAATCCTGACAATACATTGGTCAATGCCTTGCTACATTTTGATCCCAGCCTGGCCAGCCTGCCCCGCGCGGGGATCGTACACCGACTGGATAAAGATACTTCAGGATTATTGGTGATCGCCCGCAACCTCTGCGCGCATACGCATTTAATTAATCAAATGCAAACCCACGCAGTAACGCGTGAATATATTGCCATCGTCAATGGTACCTTAACAGGAGGCGGAACAATTGCCGAACCTATCGGGCGCCACCCCACCCAGCGTACCCATATGGCGGTAGTCGCTTCTGGAAAACCAGCTATCACACATTATCGCATCAATGAGCGCTTTCCCGCGCATACTTGTATTAACGTCATGCTGGAAACCGGACGCACGCATCAGATTCGCGTACATATGGCCTATATAGGTCATCCTTTGCTAGGCGATCAAACTTATGGCGGCAGATTAAAAATCCCAGCACAATGCTCGGATAATTTAAAACAATGCCTACAGGCATTTAAACGCCAGGCGTTGCATGCAAAAAAATTGACCCTTACTCACCCTGAAACAAATGAACTCATGAGTTGGGAGACGGAGCTTCCTGATGATCTTGAGACTTTGCTAAATTATTTAAGAGAGCATAAAAATTCGGCCTAA
- a CDS encoding LuxR C-terminal-related transcriptional regulator has protein sequence MTNNRNNIKMPNMCEIKKIFSPDEMYVYKFQHGIKLLDPEKKNATFMSEKADSLSDLFKLKLSIYLLDHESRLQNCNIENLDLLNTASFKDVYKKSAFDVWQNETCRAMIQNDKNVICYQKKFFFDEQMPTNNGLFIDGLTIKLPWYGAENKVIGVMGFSVVIGKYSLASSLSLIANLGIFDQKNNLPMYLPGLKLGNIYLTKREIEILHHIVRGKSSRLIAEAISRSTRTVQTHIENIKNKMGVDNKAELIEKALESLEYPRSAWTKGSILPS, from the coding sequence TTGACAAATAATAGAAATAATATTAAAATGCCGAATATGTGTGAGATAAAAAAAATTTTTTCCCCCGATGAAATGTATGTCTATAAGTTTCAACATGGAATTAAACTTCTCGATCCAGAGAAAAAAAATGCGACTTTTATGTCAGAAAAAGCCGATAGCTTATCTGATCTTTTTAAGTTGAAATTGTCTATTTATTTGCTAGATCATGAAAGTAGGTTGCAAAATTGTAATATAGAAAATCTTGATTTATTAAACACTGCTTCATTTAAAGATGTTTATAAAAAAAGTGCTTTTGATGTCTGGCAAAATGAAACATGCAGGGCAATGATTCAAAATGATAAGAATGTTATTTGCTACCAAAAAAAATTTTTTTTTGATGAGCAGATGCCAACTAATAATGGTTTATTTATTGATGGGCTTACAATCAAGTTACCTTGGTATGGCGCAGAAAATAAAGTTATTGGTGTCATGGGTTTTTCGGTAGTCATAGGTAAATATTCTCTTGCAAGCTCATTGTCACTGATCGCCAATTTAGGAATTTTTGATCAAAAAAATAATTTACCAATGTATTTGCCTGGATTAAAATTAGGAAATATTTATCTTACTAAACGCGAAATTGAAATATTGCATCATATTGTTCGAGGCAAATCTTCGCGGCTCATCGCAGAAGCTATCAGTAGATCAACACGTACTGTTCAGACGCATATCGAAAATATTAAAAACAAGATGGGCGTGGATAATAAAGCTGAACTGATAGAAAAGGCTTTAGAATCCTTAGAATATCCCCGTTCCGCCTGGACTAAAGGTTCAATTCTACCTTCTTGA
- a CDS encoding ABC transporter substrate-binding protein, with translation MKTKIILKCLLVSWLMLWSVFASAALSPPVEMLQNTTDQMLEGLKETSNRNTQSLYRLVRTILLPHADLDLMSQQVVGRYWAQATPAQREEFKKQFTYFITRTYSTALSSYSNQKVKFYPIRGGINGNRVQVNSTIIQNNGQNITVSYRLNLNNGQWKVYDFSVEGVSLVENYRSQFADVLRTQGMEGLLDRLKSRNASLQ, from the coding sequence ATGAAAACTAAGATTATCTTAAAATGTTTGTTGGTATCATGGCTAATGTTGTGGAGCGTGTTTGCCAGCGCAGCCTTGTCGCCACCTGTTGAAATGCTACAGAATACTACTGACCAGATGTTAGAGGGATTAAAAGAAACTTCCAACCGTAATACTCAATCCCTATACCGCTTAGTACGCACTATTTTATTACCCCATGCCGACCTGGATTTAATGTCACAGCAGGTTGTCGGGCGCTATTGGGCCCAGGCAACTCCAGCACAGCGTGAAGAATTTAAAAAACAGTTCACTTATTTTATAACCCGAACCTACTCCACGGCGCTGTCTTCTTATTCCAACCAAAAAGTGAAATTTTATCCCATACGTGGCGGCATCAATGGCAACCGTGTACAGGTTAACAGCACTATCATCCAGAACAATGGTCAGAATATCACTGTTTCCTATCGTCTGAACCTTAATAATGGGCAGTGGAAGGTTTATGACTTTAGTGTAGAAGGCGTAAGCTTAGTCGAGAATTACCGCTCACAATTTGCAGACGTTTTGCGCACGCAGGGGATGGAGGGATTATTGGATAGGCTAAAATCTCGCAATGCGAGTTTGCAATAA
- the pgeF gene encoding peptidoglycan editing factor PgeF produces the protein MLHYLFPNWPAPAHIKACTSLRFDGVSEGPYASFNLGKGGDSPEAVIANRQRLMAELNLIHEPVWLKQVHGTHAIQADTMHAQSTEADASFTSVPNIVCAVITADCLPLLLCNTAGDQVAAIHAGWRGLAAGIIENTLSHLKQPQDQWLAWLGPAIGPSMFEVGEEVRQAFLQHDPKAQTAFKAKSHDKWLADLYALAKQRLHACGVSRIYGGGFCTYSDASRFYSYRRGQGKTGRMASLIWLQGNT, from the coding sequence ATGCTACATTACCTTTTCCCCAATTGGCCTGCCCCCGCTCATATTAAAGCCTGCACCAGCTTGCGTTTCGATGGCGTTAGCGAAGGTCCTTACGCCAGTTTTAACTTAGGCAAAGGCGGAGACAGCCCAGAAGCTGTTATTGCCAATCGCCAACGTTTAATGGCTGAGCTTAATCTCATTCATGAACCGGTATGGCTAAAACAGGTTCACGGCACCCATGCCATCCAAGCTGATACAATGCACGCACAAAGCACTGAAGCAGATGCTTCTTTCACCAGTGTGCCTAATATAGTTTGCGCCGTAATAACAGCAGATTGCCTGCCCTTATTACTATGCAATACAGCAGGCGATCAGGTAGCTGCAATCCATGCCGGATGGCGCGGCTTAGCTGCAGGGATTATTGAAAATACACTTTCACACCTCAAACAGCCTCAAGACCAATGGCTAGCCTGGCTGGGACCCGCTATTGGACCCAGCATGTTTGAAGTCGGCGAGGAAGTACGCCAGGCATTTTTACAGCATGATCCCAAAGCCCAAACTGCCTTTAAAGCTAAATCTCACGATAAATGGCTTGCTGACCTGTATGCGCTTGCTAAACAGCGTTTGCATGCCTGTGGCGTGTCACGTATTTATGGAGGAGGATTTTGTACTTATTCCGATGCTTCCCGTTTCTATTCTTACCGTCGTGGACAAGGTAAAACCGGAAGAATGGCCAGTTTAATTTGGTTGCAAGGTAATACTTGA